The Hordeum vulgare subsp. vulgare chromosome 4H, MorexV3_pseudomolecules_assembly, whole genome shotgun sequence genomic interval tcgttgcacacatattgcattcatgccgtcatatcttgtggtgcttgtatcttttgatccgtagctccgttggagatgatctctatgtgtaggttgcttgaaatgacgcgtagaatcacgtgcacctatttgttttgctgtttaacaactaattaaatgtgttaattcagatctggacagaattgtaaattaacatgtgaggtcgtttcggagatgctatatgtcatttccgacctcatttaaaatgcctagataggtagattaattatgcttcacctcttgccatgtttaaccacatttaatattgccgtgtacctaatcgggatagaactaaataattaaacgtggagtttcgtcaatatgcaacttgttgcatattgaacttcacttaatgtgtagtgtttgtttgtgtgaattgtcttgccgtaacttgcatgtattcagcttctcatgcatcatttgtcttGTGCATCGTgtcgtgaattccgtgtgttgatttgcttcgtctcgatagagttccgcagcgtgccggattgtgaggacccgttcgactacgtcggttcgtctgcttcacggaggcattcttcttccaagcgggatcttaggcaagatgaccatttccccagataccattactaccattgccatgctagttttatcgcttctatagattatgtctcgttgcctaccacatgttaaatatcggcctctcaacaatgtcatgaaaacctgcaactgttcaacctagcaaaccactgattggctatgttactgcttgcttaaccatgttgttagcgttgctagttgcaggtgcagatgcttccatgtgaaaacatgggttccttgtcatatcaccatattaaatgctattttatttaatgcacctatatacttggtaaaaggtggaaggctcggcctttctagcctggtgttttgttccacctttgcccccttagtttcggctaccggtgttatctctactattaaagcaggatgtgccgtcgtgatggttcaacctacgCGATGGTTAAACCTCGCAGCGATCGATCCCACCTCTCGATCCCACCtcgcaagaaagaaaaaaaacatctCGTGGATCCACCTCCCACGtctcccctctccttccttcccctgaCACAATCGCCTCCCACGtctcccctctccttccttcccctgaCACAATCGCGGCGTCGGCGGCTGCGGCGCGCTAGCCGCCGTTCCCgacgccgcccccgcccccgcacgCTAGCCGCCGCTCGGTCGCCCGCCCCCgctcccgcccccgcccccgcgcgcTCGCGTCCGCCCCCGAGCCGGGCGGGGCGCCGCGCCGCTGCGCCCGTCCAAGCGCGCGCACCGGGAGGCCCTCGAGGCCGCGCCATCGGGGATCGTCTCCGGCCTCGACCTCAGCCGCCTCATATCCTCCCGCTCCGGCGCTAGCCGCTCGGTCCCCTGCCCCCGCCCCCGCGCGCTCGCGGCCGCTCCCGAGCCGGGCAGGGCGCTGCGCCGCTGCGCCCGTCCAAGCGCGTGCACCGGGAGGCCCTCGAGGCCGCGCCGTCGGGGATCGCCTCCGGCCTCGACCTCGGCCGCCTCATCTCCTCCCGCTCCGGCGGCTCGTTGCACAAGGTCGCCGCCGAGGCCGCCGCCACCGGGGCTCGTGTCTTCGCCGACCTGCACGATGCCCTGCCCGACCCGCTCAATTGATGGGCGACAGAAAATAAGGGGAAGATGCACCCATCCTTTTTCAGAGACAGAGGCAGTAGGTAGAGCAAATTGCCTTATTTATGCTTGCTCAAATGGGTCCAAATACTTGTGGTCTACTTATGATTCGTTCAGACTTATCAGGATGGTAAGACCTCACACTAACAGTGTGGTAATCTTCGCATTGGCACACAAAATGGCCGACTCATGTTGTTCATTCTACAACATTCTGTAGTAGAAGACTAAAAATATAATTACATCATGTTCATTTTTGTCCAATTTTAATTGTCGTTTCTAAAGATATTTGCGAACTCTTGTAATAGGAAGAAAACCAGACATAATATTAATAATCTCACTACATGACCTCTGACTCACGCCAATTTTGTCAGATTTGAAACCACTTCCTCTCAAAAGTCACGATGAACTTATTTTCACGTTTAGTCAAATAGAAAATACAATTGTATTCAATTATTTACTCATCTAATATGTGTGTTAATTTATCGTCATTTCACATCTGCAGGTTGAAGCCTCGGtaagttgaagacatcatgttccGTAGGAAGCAGGCCTCTCATTTCAATTCAAGTGATTCTGAGCAGCGACAAGCAAAGGTAATAATTGAAATTTTGTCACGTTTGGTTTACGCTGTAAAACTGTTACCATGCAAATCTTACATAGATCAAATGAAATTCAGCTTTGCACAAAAGCCCATAATGTAGCATTTTTAGGAGTGTGAAATGTGTGACCACATAAGCTTTTCTACATGTGCTTTGATACAAACGTATCTTGTCATTCATAGTATGATACAACATAGCCCCCTTCCATACCAGAACCTACATGAGCTCTTTTATTAATTCTTAGATGTTTCCAGTTCGGTCGTACCCCGTAAGGTGAGAAATATCGGTGCATACTAATTCTTGTCAAAGAGAAAAACACCCTTGGCATCTGCATCTTTGGTTAAACATATATGCTATTTTCTCATGTAACAATCTTCTCTGAGCAGATCAACGAACTGAGAGCTGCACTTGGGCCTATGCCTGCCCGTGGCGAGAAGTATTGTAGTGAAGCATGCTTGGCTAGGTATCTCGAAGCACGCAATAGGAAAGTTGACAAATCTCGGAAAATGTTGGAAGAAAATCTCAAGTGGAGGGCAATTAGCAGGCCTGAGGATATTCACTTGGTAAATATATATGTGATTTCCTTCCGTGCAATGCTCAAGTGATTTCTTTCTCAGAACTTGGTCAAGTAACCAAGCGTTCTTCTgattattttcatttttcattcCAGCCTGATGTTTCTGTGGAAGCAGAAACAGGTAAAATGTACAGGGCAACTTTCGCAGATAGAGAGGGGAGAGCCGTCGTTATTATGAGACCTGCAAAGCAGGTAAGAACTCGCCGTTTTTGGCGGCCTATAGTTTCGTTATCCTTTAATTCACCCGTATAATTTTTTTAAGAATACGTCATCTCATGAGGGGCAGTTGCGGTATCTTATATATACCCTGGAGAATGCAGTTCTCAGCCTGCCTGAGGGCTGAGGGTCTAGACAAAATGGTGTGGTTGATAGACTTCACAGGATGGACACTGGCCAATGCAACCCCCATAAAGACTGCCAGAGTTAGTGCGAATATCCTGCAGAACCATTACCCCGAGAGGCTTTATGTTGCGTTTTTGTTCAATCCCCCCAAAGTATTTGAGGCTTTCTTTAAGGTGTGGCCTGTGAACATCATCCCTTCATTACTCTGATTCTGTAGAACCTTGGCCTGTAGCGTCATGTCAGGTTAATCAATCACAAAATTTATGTTGTTCTGagaattaccatgacaagcaagcaCTGAATCTTTCTTGGCTATCTATAAAATCTATTGCAGCGGTACATGGCTTCTAAAGCCGAGTAACGGTGATCATGCTGATTCGTACTACATGCTTTTGGAAAGCTAGAGCATGAGAAGGCAGAACCATCAACTCAAAGTGGCGTGCAAGCATAGTAGCCAGGTAACTGGACTAGCGTCATGTCAGGTTAATCCAAGCTCATTCCGTTGGTATGCCCCATGGGTGGATTTACTTACTTTGCTGTGTACTGGAGGTGCTCAACGAAATCCACCAGTATTCTCTTGGTCTTGGAGGATACCGGAAGAGGATATGTAGATCCTAGCCGTCCCTAGATGTACTAGAAATTATAAATGGTGGTCCGAGTGAGGTATCATTTTTATACTTGACCAGTATGTGGATTGTGGAATATGTAATCGACTGATTGCACATAATCACTAATATAAATGCTTACAACTGCAGATTAATTAAATGTCTAGATGATTTGCTGCACTATCACGTCCTATAGCTGCATGCGACTGCACCACTAGATTTCTAATGTTGTGATCAACTTATTTCCAGTTATATTGATCTTTAAATATGAGGTCCCTTAATTATGCATGTATATTATTGTGCCTCCATTCTGTTTCCTATGTGCCTTGACTTTAAAAACACGCCTTCACTTCGTATATCGAAGAAAATATTACCCCCCCCCTTTGTAGGTATGATTGTGTTGCTAGGAAGCTCTTATCATGATCTGATTTTTTTTGCTCCTAAGACGTTGCCGCTTACATCGTCCTatcattttttgttttttgtttcaggTACCAATATTTTGGTCCTAAAACATGCTAATTTGTGCTAAACCAAAGCAAGCAGGCGCTCAAGGCAAGGAGCAGTGCTCCTATTTCCTCATGGTTGAGGTTTGTTCAAGTTAAACTATACTCCCTCCGTATCTAAATAAAAGACCTTGTAGAGATTTAACTATAGACTATATAcgcagtaaaatgagtgaatttatacactattatatgtctatatatatacatctgtatatagTTTATAGTTGAAtatttaaaatgtcttatatgtaggaacggagggagtatatgatgaTTCCCATCTCTTGcgcatgtactccctccggtcctttttagtctgcatattagctttgttcgaagtcaaagtatctctactttgaccaaatttatagaaaCATGTATCAATATTCACAATGTCAAATAaatattgttagattcattacgaaaggtagtttcatgatatgtatatttggtattgtagatgttgatattttttaatatatatctggtcaaactttataaagtttgacttgacctaaatctaatatgcggagtaaaaagGACTGGAGGGAGTATCATTGAGTGCGCCATCTTTTGATCTGTTATCACGCACAAACGATTCATGCCACAGCGGTCAGTTATTAGGATTTCACCCCCCTAATGTCTGATTGGTCGATTTAGTTCCATGTGTGCTGCTAATTTGTGTGTTAATTTTTCATTGTTAAGATGCCGCGGCTGAAATTCCAGCTGTTAAATATTTATCTGCAGTTTGCAATTACTCTCGGGGTGTAATCTAAGTTTTATTTATGTGGTTTTCATATATTAGTAGCAAATACTCATGTCCACTTTCATTATTTTCCaattatttttagtagtttttcagtTTTGATTTGTCTGGGCAACAATTGACATCATCAAGTAtgtaagttgtgtgattgaatcaAGTTGCATAAGTAAATCCTAATTTCCACCATCTATTTTTCATCTAAATTGCTGCTATTGACATCTATAGGTAAGCATATGCTCGCATTAAAGCCGCCATCGGCATCTACCAGTAAGCATACACAAAATAAATTTTCATGGTGGTCCTCCCATTGGAACATATGCTCACATTTTCCTCCTTCTGAACTACCCAGATCACATGGCGCATGGAGAAGTATGTGATTCAAAACTACAACAACCGAATAAAGAGGTGAGTTAATTTGCATTGTGACTTCAACAACCATAGTAATCCAGTTGTATCTGCATGTTCTTAGAGATTCTAGGTTTGCCTTTTCACTATAAGTTATCACACAATCTTCCTATTTATTTTTACAAGAATACAAGAATCTTGTAAACAAAAAAATCAGGCTTTAACAAGGGTGACAGCCGGTGGGTCACTTCCAATATGGTGGTCTTCCGACGCGGTGGCTACACTCGAGCAGAGGAGTGGCAGTGGAAGCGCCAAACTGGCGGTGCCTGACCAGCCACTTCACGCTCTTCCTGAACCATGGAGCTAGCGGTCATCCTCTGCTCTCAGGTACGTTTTCCAATCTTTCTGCAAATTAGACGTGCACTTTGCCGAGTAAAACATATTTTACTATCAGAACAGGAACAAACACACACATCTACTATCTGATTCGCTGCTGATACTAAGTTATGAACTATCATGTTCATTAGTGCAGAGTGCGGACACGTTCTTTTGGCACACAAAATAGTCCTCCCAACACCACGTCATGTCTATTAATTGTGACTTCTACAGCATGCAGCATGTTTTTATTGAAACTACATCACATTGTTTGTGCCTTTGCATTGCCCTTACTGCTACACCGTGCACCCCCAGGTTCTTCTCTCCCATGGCAGGGGCCAACGTGTGGCAACGGGCGGTGGGACAATGGATGGTGACGCAACGGACAACAGGAGATCCGCCGATGGCAATGGACGGAAGGAGACggtggaaatggattagattttgtATATAATAATTGTatatgattttatttttctttaacaAAATTGTTTGAGTGTTCTGCTATGTCCGGCAAAGGGTGTTTCACTGGACAAGATCTGTAACCTTTAAAGTTTGGTGGTTTCTTAATTGTTAATATATAAtacttttagttgattcttttttggtcCTTATTAGGGTTGTTCTTGCGAGAAGCTTATTCGATCAAGGTGTAAGATATATGACATTTGCCTTTCTAGCAATTGGATTTCAATGCATGGTTATGCAAAATATAGGTTTTTATTTTCTTACTTGTGTTGCCCACCACATCTTGGTTTATGCATAGTTTTTGCTACTTGCATGTGACGGCCAGAGCAGTAGGTGGGTTCTATTTTTTCTCTACATTCAGTTGAATTTTCTTCTATTGTATTGTGTATTACCCGGTATAGTTGTTCACGAAACTAAGATGCAATATCATGTTTGCCTTCATACAGGTTTGTCATCCAGATATCTGCTGTAGGTTGAAAACGTACACATGCATCTCCTTCTCCCCTCCTATACCCTAAACCCTAAATAACCTTGATAATGCCTCTCCTTTAATTTAATATTCAAATTACTTTCTCTAAAATTTGCATGAACAAACTTGAATATAAACCGACCTTCTACAGAAGAATGATGTGTGGGCTTGGGTGAAGTCCATGAAAGCGAAGTGTGGTGGAATTAAGCTGCTTATGTAGTGTCAGAATTCTACCGttctattttgaaaataaaaattgaaataagattcagaaaaaatatattaaaacagTGGTCACATTCCCTTTCTGGTGGTAGTAATTGAGGATTCCATAAATAGGGATAGCTAAAGTGCTTCAGTAATGACAACACTAGGCGAAAAAACTAAGTTGTTGACAATAGACCTATACACTTGTCCCTAGCGACAATGCGGGTTTACTTTTGTCGTAGCATCATAGGCAGGAGCTTATCATGTTAAAGTGGAactatatggtgtgaagtagagcgATAGGAGAAGATCTTGAGCAAAAGGAGTGGATCGAGATTGAACCCACATAAGGACATCAACGTCGCATTATTATGTTGCCCGTGATAACGTACGGCCATTTAACtagtgttccataaatgagcgctcctaacacgatcggggttgttatggggacccccttgataattcgtcttagattaaatatggtctggcaaggcccaactttggtactacatttgcctaataacctagtaaaattgcatagggactttccggacctcgaggataatttaatcaaccccccgagccagtgctccacatgagtgttggtccaaattggcagactacggggccaccgcggggccacccgaggtttggtatctcctagtgtgacccatccgtcgtgtcctgagaacgaggtacgcggctcctatcgggatcgtcgacacgtcgggcgaccttgctggattagttttacctttgacgagatatcttgtgcatcgggattcccgtgatgctttgggtaatctcagagtggaggttttccactagggaatccgacgagatcgcgagcttcgtgattgaggatttctatgcggcttgtggtaatttgtgatggactagttggagcacccctgcagggttaaatcttttcggaaagccgtgcccgcggttatgtggcaacgtggaagctttgtttaacactggttctagataacttgaagttaacttaattaaaatatgacaactgtgtgcgtaaccatgattgtctctttcatgagttcattctccgatcgaggacacggtggggttatatctggcgtaggtaggtgttgaggatcattcctttgatcatcagtagttcaagtccgttatgcgtagatcttccccctcttatttctggtactcataattttagccaccaaatatatgcttagccgctgttgcaacctcaccacttaaccttacctcacccagtaagctttgctagtcttgatacctttggaaatgagattgctgagtcccgtgtggctcacagattactacaacaccagttgcagctaccggtaaaggttacttgacgcgagcgctttgattgttcatttggagttgcttcttcttcttcttcatcgatctaggatgggttccaggccggcagcctgggatagcaaggatggacatcgttcttatttttctcgtttgttttcgttcgtagtcggaccctgctcttactcttgatgaatatgtaatgtactgatgtgactctgatgtagtttgtggcgagtgtaagccaactctgttatatacctcttcttttcagtacatgtacttgtgacgatatccattcttgcgacatgacgagctgCGCTTCtacccctgacgaggccttcatgccaaattgaggatagggtcgcatcttgggcatgacaagttggtatcggagccgtaccgacctaggagcccccttgattgatcgaacttggccgagtcgagtctagtgaaaaaattgctttgagtctagttatatatcggagagtagaattcttttttatcctcttctatgctctggtgaggaatcttgacgtaataatttactctactcctcttcccactcaaaaatttttaggatcacgcggatatttttggaatctatatgatgtagatgtgacggagttctgacttggtgcctcctatctgctttgagtttcaggggagttgagctccaggggattcttgagcacatcgttatcattcagatttcttagtatctcagtacgATGGATgtccgtaattgcttcaatactagtaatggcgagataaccccgatgtccccagtactgttgcagattgttcgggagtactgccatactttgtatcgttgtgatcacgagggtctgttgtagatgaaggttc includes:
- the LOC123451092 gene encoding phosphatidylinositol transfer protein 3-like, whose protein sequence is MFRRKQASHFNSSDSEQRQAKINELRAALGPMPARGEKYCSEACLARYLEARNRKVDKSRKMLEENLKWRAISRPEDIHLPDVSVEAETGKMYRATFADREGRAVVIMRPAKQNTSSHEGQLRYLIYTLENAVLSLPEG